DNA from Coriobacteriia bacterium:
CTGCAGCGAGGCGCTGGCTGACGGCCGCGAGCTCGTCGAGTGCGGCCAGCGCGCGGCCGGAGTCGATGGCGTCGCGCGCCAGTGCGACGCCGGCGGCGAGGTCGGCGGTCTTGCCCGCCGCGAGCAGGGCGGCTGCGGCGTTCATGAGCACGACATCGCGGCGGGGGCCGGCCTCGCCGCCGAGGATCGCGCGTACGATCGCCGCATTCTCGACTGCAGTACCGCCAGCGATGTCGGCGAGCGTGCCACGCGCGATCCCCACCGACTCCGGCGTCACCGTGGAGGTGCGGACCTCGCCGGTGGCGACGTCGTAGTCGGCGATGGTGGTCGGGCCACTCGCCGAGACTTCGTCGAGGCCCGGGTGGCCGTTGACGACGAGCACGCGCTCGGCGCCGAGGCGTCCGGCCACCTCGGCCATGACAGGCGCGAGGCGCGCGTCGTACACGCCGAGCAGCTGGCGCTTGGCGCCCGCGGGGTTGGTGAGCGGGCCCAGGATGTTGAAGACGGTGCGGATGCCGATCTCTCGGCGGCTGGGGCCCGCATGTCGCATGCTCGAGTGAAGCGCCTGGGCGAACAGGAAGCCGACGCCCGCCTCATCCACGCAGCGAGCAACGTCGGCTGCCGACAGCGACAGGTCGATGCCGAGTGCCTCCAGCACGTCAGCGCTGCCTGCCGCGCTCGAGATCGCACGGTTGCCGTGCTTGGCGACCGGTACGCCTGCGCCCGCGACCACGAACGCGGTGGTCGTCGAGATGTTGAAGGTGTGCAGCCCGTCGCCGCCCGTGCCGCAGGTGTCGATGTAGCCGGTCACCGTGGGGCGCACCGGCGTGGCGTGCTCGCGCATCGCACGGGCGAAGCCGACGATCTCGTCGACGGTCTCCCCCTTCATGCGCATACCGGTGATGAGCGCGCTGATCTGCGAGGGCGTCGCCTCGCCATCCATGATCTGGTTCATGACGAGGTAGGCCTCGTCTTCGGTGAGCGACGCTCCCGTCGCCACGCGTCCGATCGCCCCGGCGGTGTTGGCGATGTCAGCCGCACCGGCGCTCGCGCGTGCCGTGCCTCCGGCCGCGGCCACGATGGCCGGAGTGCCGGATGCACCGCGCGCGAGCGGCACCTCCCCGGTGACGTCGAGGAAGTTCGCGAGCAGCTTCGTGCCCTCGGGTGTGAGTACGCTCTCGGGGTGGAACTGCACGCCGAAGACGGCCAGCTCGCGGTGGCGAAGGCCCATGACGACACCATCGGGCGTCGTCGCGACGATCTCGAGGGCGTCGGGCACGCTGTCACCATCCACGCACAGCGAGTGGTAGCGCGTCGCGGTAAACGGACTCGGGATTCCGGCGAAGACACCTTCGCCGTTGTGGCTGACCTCGTCGGTCTTGCCGTGCACAGCCTTGGGAGCGCGACACACCGTGCCGCCGTATACCTCGGCGAT
Protein-coding regions in this window:
- the trpD gene encoding anthranilate phosphoribosyltransferase; this encodes MILVIDNYDSFTYNLVQLLAALGAEVEVRRNDTLTAEEALALRPAGIVVSPGPGTPDDAGISREVILAAAAAGVPLLGVCLGHQCIAEVYGGTVCRAPKAVHGKTDEVSHNGEGVFAGIPSPFTATRYHSLCVDGDSVPDALEIVATTPDGVVMGLRHRELAVFGVQFHPESVLTPEGTKLLANFLDVTGEVPLARGASGTPAIVAAAGGTARASAGAADIANTAGAIGRVATGASLTEDEAYLVMNQIMDGEATPSQISALITGMRMKGETVDEIVGFARAMREHATPVRPTVTGYIDTCGTGGDGLHTFNISTTTAFVVAGAGVPVAKHGNRAISSAAGSADVLEALGIDLSLSAADVARCVDEAGVGFLFAQALHSSMRHAGPSRREIGIRTVFNILGPLTNPAGAKRQLLGVYDARLAPVMAEVAGRLGAERVLVVNGHPGLDEVSASGPTTIADYDVATGEVRTSTVTPESVGIARGTLADIAGGTAVENAAIVRAILGGEAGPRRDVVLMNAAAALLAAGKTADLAAGVALARDAIDSGRALAALDELAAVSQRLAA